In the genome of Neovison vison isolate M4711 chromosome 3, ASM_NN_V1, whole genome shotgun sequence, one region contains:
- the TXNDC2 gene encoding thioredoxin domain-containing protein 2, which translates to MDKELEVESDRAGAPEEREMIPEKQEEASQESPLIQGLSSHVTPLVPEFLDPAHIQEAALAHEDNNIQYLPAVEPKGPQPKDIFPPERGSNISNFSAKTIQPKQADIPSFSAATMPPKQADTPNSPEKIIPLKQTDIFNSSAKPISPKHVETSSFLAKITPPKQGDILNSPTKTTPYKQTDSLNSPAKTIPLKRSDTPNFSAKIIPPKQADTLHSSEKNVPPKQDDLHNSSEKIILPKEDGVSTSSEQHILPKKGDTNSPAKSILPKQASSHKFLAKSILPKGANAPKLSARTSQSKQVNSPKVLAKSILSKHSHTSKSSDESILLRDSDTKSSEDTIHPKEGDILMSLEESILPRQVDIKSSENTIHPKEGDLLKSSKETILSKEDDIPKSSQEAIQPTEGNVLELSQTMELLEVDLVKAILSKEEFELALKEAGERLVAVDFSATWCGPCRTIKPLFRSLSLKYEDVVFLEVDADECEELLRDLEIICIPTFQFYKNEEKVGEFCGAVKEKLEAIIAELK; encoded by the exons ATGGACAAGGAGCTGGAAGTGGAAAGTGATAGAGCGGGAGCCCCGGAAGAACGGGAAATGATTCCGGAGAAACAAGAAGAAGCCAGTCAAG aAAGTCCACTAATACAGGGTTTGTCCAGCCATGTGACTCCGTTGGTCCCAGAATTCTTGGACCCAGCACATATCCAGGAGGCGGCCTTGGCCCATGAGGACAACAATATACAATACTTGCCTGCAGTAGAGCCCAAAGGTCCACAGCCCAAGGACATATTCCCACCTGAACGGGGCAGTAACATCTCCAATTTCTCAGCAAAAACCATACAGCCCAAGCAGGCTGACATCCCCAGTTTTTCAGCAGCAACAATGCCACCCAAGCAGGCTGATACCCCCAACTCCCCAGAAAAAATTATCCCGCTCAAGCAGACGGACATCTTCAATTCCTCAGCAAAACCCATATCACCCAAACATGTTGAAACTTCCAGTTTCTTAGCAAAAATCACCCCTCCCAAGCAGGGCGATATACTTAATTCCCCAACTAAAACCACTCCATACAAACAGACTGATAGCCTCAATTCCCCAGCAAAAACCATCCCACTCAAGAGGTCTGACACCCCCAATTTTTCAGCAAAAATCATCCCACCCAAGCAGGCCGACACCCTccattcttcagaaaaaaatgtcccACCCAAGCAAGATGACCTCCACAATTCCTCAGAAAAAATCATCCTGCCAAAGGAGGATGGCGTGTCTACTTCTTCAGAACAACACATCCTACCCAAGAAGGGTGACACCAATTCCCCAGCAAAATCCATCCTGCCTAAGCAGGCCAGTAGCCACAAGTTCTTAGCAAAATCCATTCTGCCCAAAGGGGCCAACGCCCCCAAGTTGTCAGCAAGAACTTCCCAGTCTAAGCAGGTCAACAGCCCCAAGGTCTTAGCAAAATCCATCCTGTCCAAGCACAGCCACACTTCCAAGTCCTCAGATGAAAGCATCCTGCTTAGGGATAGTGACACCAAGTCATCAGAAGATACCATCCACCCCAAGGAGGGAGACATCCTCATGTCCTTAGAGGAAAGCATCCTGCCCAGACAGGTTGACATCAAGTCCTCAGAAAACACCATCCACCCCAAGGAGGGTGACCTCCTCAAGTCCTCAAAAGAAACCATCCTGTCCAAGGAGGATGACATTCCCAAGTCCTCACAAGAAGCCATCCAGCCCACAGAAGGCAATGTCTTGGAGCTGTCACAGACAATGGAACTCCTGGAGGTGGATTTGGTGAAAGCGATCCTGAGCAAGGAGGAATTTGAGTTGGCACTCAAGGAGGCCGGGGAGAGACTGGTAGCCGTGGACTTCTCAGCCACCTGGTGTGGGCCTTGCAGGACCATCAAGCCCCTTTTCCGGTCCCTGTCCTTGAAGTATGAGGATGTGGTGTTCCTGGAAGTGGACGCTGATGAATGTGAGGAGCTGCTGAGGGACCTGGAGATCATTTGCATCCCAACCTTCCAGTTTTATAAAAACGAAGAAAAGGTGGGAGAATTTTGTGGTGCTGTTAAGGAAAAACTCGAAGCAATCATTGCAGAATTAAAGTAA